The segment agcacAAGCAATGCCATTCTAACATAGACGGGCGAAGGACTTGAAACCTATAAATCATAGAACATTCAGCCGATCAACGCAAAAACTAattgcacataaaaaaaattaaaaaagagaagaagattcGAAAAACCAACCTGAGAGAGCAAGTAAGATCAGCAGCTGTAGCGAAGTCATTCTCTTGTCTTGCTTTCAAGATTTTGAGCATGATATCGAGGCGAAGTTGAATGTTGTCGCTTGCCTGAGATACAAGTTCAGTCTCCTTTTTGAGCTGATCACATTCTGATTCTATCTCTTCAAATCTTTCTCTTGTTTCCCTTTGCCCTTGTCTGATGCATTGTTGCTGCTTCCTAATCCCTGCCATCTCTGCTTTCAGTCTGTTTATTTTTCTATCTACCCTTCTTTGCTGGGAATTACAAATAGATATATTAATCATAAGAGgggaaaaaatcaatattaattggAATCTCAAGAACAAAGATTGCAACAACGaatacataattattataaaagtaCTAATACCTCACAACTTCCAGAACGCCTCATAATTGATTTTCGCTGCCAGTACTTGCTTGATGCCATGATAATCATCTCTTGTAAGGACTAGCATTTTATATACCGAGAACAAGTGATAATCTTTTGCTGCTGACAAGTTCCAATTGGACAAAGACTTGAAGTGCTGATTAAGAAGAGTAGTCTTCGGGCACAAGTTTGATGGTGAGTGCAAGTTATAATCAATTTCGCACGATTTGTCAATATTAAGCTTTTGGGCATCGCCGGGTATCCCTCGATTCATTTCAATATTTGAACGACAAGATTACGCGATTTGAtcgtttcaaattaatttagcaCTTGCAACATCCGATTCTAGATAAGAATATCCTTCTGGTCGGATCATAATTTTTCACCTAGGTATAACGAAAGTACTGTGAAAAAACATAATGCGTTTTGTCTAGCATCTAATCAATctttctataaattattttttttatttaagaaaacattttaaagtTTTGTATCGACTTGTATATATCTAATCAatctttccaattttttttcccgaaattctttgaaattatttcaatgaattgtctacctttttccttttctgaaaagtttcaaatttttttatccaaattagTTCAGATAATTAGACTAA is part of the Populus nigra chromosome 8, ddPopNigr1.1, whole genome shotgun sequence genome and harbors:
- the LOC133702339 gene encoding uncharacterized protein LOC133702339, which encodes MIIMASSKYWQRKSIMRRSGSCEQRRVDRKINRLKAEMAGIRKQQQCIRQGQRETRERFEEIESECDQLKKETELVSQASDNIQLRLDIMLKILKARQENDFATAADLTCSLRKSLLP